One window from the genome of Entelurus aequoreus isolate RoL-2023_Sb linkage group LG04, RoL_Eaeq_v1.1, whole genome shotgun sequence encodes:
- the LOC133648916 gene encoding 26S proteasome non-ATPase regulatory subunit 10-like, with protein sequence MEGSVSNVDVCNLAYMGHFEKLKQSILSDKTLACKTDQDHRTALHWACSAGHTDIVSFLLDLGVEVNLQDDALWTPLHIAASAGREDIVRALISKGAQLNSVNQNGCTPLHYAASKDKYEIAVLLLENGADPNVTDKLDSTPLHRASAKGNYRLIQLLLKQCASTNIQDSQGNTALHLACDEERVEAAKLLVEHGASIYIENKEEKTPLQIAKGSLGNMLRRIVEG encoded by the exons atggaGGGCTCCGTGTCAAACGTAGATGTTTGTAATTTAGCTTACATGGGCCACTTTGAGAAGTTAAAACAGTCCATATTGTCAGACAAAACTCTTGCTTGCAAAACGGACCAG GATCACAGAACTGCACTGCATTGGGCATGTTCGGCTGGACATACCGACATTGTTTCCTTTCTACTTGACCTAGGAGTTGAAGTCAACCTGCAAGATGAT gctttaTGGACCCCTCTTCACATTGCAGCTTCTGCAGGTAGAGAGGACATTGTAAGAGCACTCATCTCCAAAGGGGCTCAGCTGAACTCTGTCAATCAGAATGGATGCACTCCCCTCCATTATGCTGCCTCCAAGGACAAATACGAG ATAGCTGTGCTGTTGCTTGAAAATGGAGCTGACCCAAATGTCACGGACAAACTTGATTCCACTCCCCTTCACCGAGCATCCGCAAAAGGAAACTATCGCCTAATCCAGCTGCTTCTCAAACAGTGTGCCTCGACCAACATCCAGGACTCGCAGGGCAACACAGCACT CCACCTAGCATGTGATGAGGAGCGTGTCGAAGCGGCCAAGTTGTTGGTGGAACACGGGGCCAGCATCTACATTGAGAACAAGGAGGAGAAAACCCCTCTCCAGATAGCCAAGGGTAGTCTGGGCAACATGCTTCGTCGAATTGTGGAAGGATGA